ACTCTACCCAATCGGGGCAAAATGACGCCCGGTTGGGTCGTTTTGCTCCCTGAAGGATTAAGGAGCAATATATGACTCAGATAAAGACTTACCGTGTCGAGTATGAAAAAGTCGGGATGATGCATCGTGTCCGTATTTTTGGTCGCATGGGTGAAGTTGTCAAAAGTGAATTGCCAAAAGAAGTAATTCTCCGGGATGTATCTATACCGGAGGGTAATGTAAAAATGGCAACATCAATGGTTGATGGTTTTATCCAGCGTCTTGAAAATAATGGCTTCAAGTCTGAAGCGTAATTGTTAAGGGCCATTATGGCCCTTATTCTTAGATTCTGCGTTGTGGGTTTCTCCCTGTTTTCTGCATCGCAGAGGGCATTGAGAAACCCACAATGCCAGATAAGAGAGAACAAAATGACTTATGCATCACCGGCTGTTAAGCGTACACCACATGAAGTATCTGAGCACTTTATTAAAATGGTTCACGCTCGTGTTGCGGAAGCCTCTGGCTGGCGCTATGTATTCGATAGAATACCGGCATTTAAAGATGCTTGTGATAAAGCACCTAGCCAGGTTCCTTGCCCCTTCACCGGGGACGGGAAATCAAAGTTCCGTTTCCGAAAAAAAGACCTCTATACCGGTTGTGCTATTCACAATGATTTCCCTGTGAATGCATTTTGTGACGGTATTGATGTGCTGGCAGAGTATTACAAGTTGAGCAAAACCCAGACTTGTAAGAAGATCTTGACTGATTTCTTTGGTATGGATCTGTACGCTCCGTTAACTGATGCGGATCTCGAAAGTGAACGGCGTTATAAATCAACAGTTCGTGCAACCGAAACGCTTGATAGCGATGAAGTTGAAAAACGGCTGCGTAAACTTGAAGTGTTATATCACTATACAGGTGAAATCAAGCCAGGGAGTCCTGTGGGCATGTATCTCCGAAATCGTGGTCTTAAACGAATTCTGAGTAATCTGCCTAAGGATCTTGGTCTGAACAACCGACTTTACTATATGGATAAGTCACTAGAGAAACCGTCAACTTACCCGGGAATGATCGCAATTTATCGTGATACACGGGGACGTCCTCTGACAATCCATAGAACGTTCGTAGAGAAAAATGGTGATAAGGCTCGGGTAGAGAATCCGAAACTGATGATGAAACCGCCTGCCGATATGACCGGCGGCTCAATTCAGCTGTACGACCCACACTACAACTCAGGTACCCGTACCTGGACGTTAGGTGTGGCTGAAGGCATAGAAAACGCGCTGTCAGTAACTGAAGCGACTTCAACACCGTGTTGGGCTGCGAGCTCTGCCTGGTGTCTTGAAAACGTTGAAGTGCCGGATAGTCTACTGCCTCCTCCGGATGTGAAAGAAATACAGTTTTACGTCTGGGCGGATAAGGATGTTGTGAATTCAAGAGGCGCTTGCCCGGGTATGGAGTCAGCAATACGACTTCAGGCCCGAATGGAAGAGTTTTTTGCAAAGCGATATCCCACTTCAGAGCTGACAATTAAAGTCTTTGAACCAGATTTCGATATTCCTGAAGGGACGAAAGGAATCGACTGGAACGAAGTATTGAAATTAACAGGACCTGATGGCTTCCCAGTAAAATGGGCTCCTGAATGTCTTGCTCAGCTTTAAACCCGATAACTCCCCCGCCTTTTTAGGTCGGGGGGGGTTATCTCTTTAGTGTTTAATTTCATAAATACTAAACAGATAATTAGATTTCCTTCGTGAAAATCACCTGTTATTCAGGTTTTTTTTACGGCTGAGATGCTTGCTCAGTTAAATAAATGTGCGGTACATCTGGCTACGGTCGGTTGTATGACGTGGTATATCCATATAACTCAAAACCCCTGACGGGAGTATTACCGTTAGGGTGATGCTCATCGTTTAATATAAGAGAGCATTGTTATGAAAACTGAAAATCAAGACTTATTTAATAAGTTTGCTGCTGTGATTTCATCTCGTATCGTTGAGCAACCATCATCATGCTATTATCTTCATGATAGTGAAGTTGACCTTACGATTTTAAAACACAGCATAATAGATAAGGACAAAAACCTGTTGTATGTAATTCGCCCTTCAGGTACATGTTTGTTACGCTGTGATAAATATTTTTTTCCGAATTACTATCTTACCTGTCGTGGAGATTATAAAGCATTCATTTATGTGCATTTTAATCTTGCTACAGGAAAAGCGGAAGATATCACGTGGCAACAAGCTTTAGAAGTTTTGTCCAAACCGGGAAGGCCCCCATTGAGAGGTTCTCTTGGAAGATTTGATTATTTAAAACTTGTGGTTGATGATCTTCGTACCCGTGGTTATGCCGATTTTCTACCGGCATATAATCTGGATGGACTTCGTCATTTTGCAGTAAAGGATGAGCGACCATCTCTTGTCAGTTATATCGACAATGTCATAGCTCTTTGCGCATAAACATATCACATATTTTAACTACATCCCTGATGGCCAATCCCATCGGGGGGGCCCTCAGCATTTAACCTGGAGGCCTTATGAAATTAGCTACAGATCTTGTCAATGCAGTTCTGATAAAGGATGGTGTTGTACCGGTTTCCATTACTGAGATGCCTGTACAGTCTCTTGTAAATCCTTTGACACAAGTGCATCTCAGCCTGTACCTGAAAACAACGCATTTATCGCGGTTCGTCCCTGACTATGTCGAGACTCTGAAAGATTGTCCGGTATCGTATGATATCGGCCTTGAACTTCAGCAGTGTATCAGCAGTGCTGAATTGCTCTGCGAAGACATGGAATCGCTTGAATTTATCTCTGTATGGATAGAACTCTATACGTGTAATTCAAAGCAACAACGGTTTGAGGAAAGTAACTTTTCTCTTCGTTCCGAAGATATCGAGCTGGCTAAGATGCTAGCTTGTTCCCATGATCTCTTGATTAGCCAGGCTGCTTGTTTCTGGCTTTTATATTTTGATGACTTCATGAGATATGTGCGTAATAGACTCTGTACTTTACTCAGAGAAGTTTTAATACTGATTGCCGGACTGCGGAATGCATTCTTGCACCGTAATGAAGATCAGTTAATTAAGAGAGTGAAGTACGGGAATGAAATGCTGGAGGTAACTCTTAAAGCTATTGCACTATGTTCAATGGACCGGTATCTGAAATCATTTACCTCTTTACGAACAGAAGCGGCAGCTTCGGGTTTTATCAAATGTGTTAAGTCTTATATCAGTACAGGGTGGAGACATGGTTATATAGTCTGTCACTATTATCGAAATGGACAGTCTCTTGGTAAGTCATTACCACTTTTTATAAGTGAGACGTCTGAATACAGTATACAGAAACGAGTAAATCGTCTTATATCTTCCACGATATCAGGGCGAAATAAAGATTTAGGTCTTTCTGATTTCTGATTAACACTACCCATCTGGGGATTACTCCCCTGATGGGCGTAATCCCTTTTTATAACGAGAGGATTACATGAAAATTATCGAGAAAATCATTAATGCATTTCTGATGTCACGCAATCACGCTGTGAAGGTCAGCAATGTTATCTGCTTAACTGGTTGTGACGGTAAATTTACTGGTATACGCTGTGACGCCGATGTTTCATTTGATTTTCTTCATTCGTATGCTAACGCATACAGTTCAATATTTTTAGATATCCCGTTCCCTGGGTTCGAAGACCAGAACATTACGGATTGTGTTAAACGTCAGTTAGATGTAGTGAAAAATAAGCAGAATCGGTCTTTCTTTATTGACCATATTAGATTCCCGGTTACTGTCAAGGAAGGATTCACTCTACAGCGCGGTGGTAGTTACGACGTGACTGATAGTGAATATAACAAGCAACGATTGCTGCATTTAACTCGACATGGACGTTTTGGTGAAGACTATCTCACGTACAAAGAAGGACTGAGTCCCTTCTTTTCATTTGTGAATGTAGAATTACATGAAACTATGAAGGAAGGTATTCGTTTAGCACTTGATGTTTTAAATAAGATAACAACTGACCAACCTGACCGTCTTATAAAGGACTTTAAATATCATGACTGTTACAATAGTTATAATGTTCAAATATTTTGTAAGGGGTTGCCAGTTGATATTCTGGAAACGATGATCGCACCTGACTTTTTGTCATCCGACATGTCTGGTAGTCGTCAGATCATCAAAAATGCACGCCGCTATCTTAAAGGCTTTGCCCACAGTAATCGTGTTTACATGAAGTACGGTTGGCGCTTAGCGGATATCGACACGTCTGATTATGCTAAAGTCATGTCAGATAAAGAAATGCATGCCAGAGATGATCTTAAAATGTTTTGCGGTGTCTTTGTTAAAGAGTGCTTCGCATCCGGAAAAGATGAATACGAAGCCTACCTTCAAGAAAGACAACACGCTATTCGTTACGGGTATTAAAACTTATTTTCAACTTATCTAATCCCTGAGGGAACTCTTCCCTTGGGGAGAATTCCCTCTTAACCGAGGGCAATAAAATGAAAGCTATTTATAAATTAATTGAAGCGATGCTGGTGAAGATGGGTTTTGAAGGTGCTGCGATCCAAAGTGTCAATCTGGAAACCGGAGTCATTCAGAGTCTTGTTGTGAAGGTTGATATTCCAGTCCGGACTTTAAAACCGCATTTAATGCGTTATCTGCGCGACTGGGAGCCTTTATGGGGCCCTGACGTGGATAACCATCCTGTTGCACAATATTGCTCAGGAGCTGCGTTGTTGAAGGCTGGGCCGGTCACTCTTGAAACCTTGCAGTTTGAGGTTTCAGTGTCAGCAGCTCACCTGCGTCTTGTTGATGTTGAGCCAGACTGGCTGAATGAAGGTGTGAACCGTGAAAAACTGGACTATGTCTATTATCGTTCCAGCAATGCAGACAAGGATTTAATCCTTGGTATGGTTGAAAACGGTCACAATTTCATCAGCCATCTTCATGGCCAGTTACGGTCACGCTTATCTCAGGTTCTTCCGCTTATTTTCGCAGTTACAGAAAAGGTTGCGGAAAGTTCAGTTCCACAAGTGTTAACCAGGTTCTTCAGTGTTGACCATCAAATCAATACTCAGA
This genomic interval from Klebsiella sp. RHBSTW-00484 contains the following:
- a CDS encoding DUF7146 domain-containing protein yields the protein MTYASPAVKRTPHEVSEHFIKMVHARVAEASGWRYVFDRIPAFKDACDKAPSQVPCPFTGDGKSKFRFRKKDLYTGCAIHNDFPVNAFCDGIDVLAEYYKLSKTQTCKKILTDFFGMDLYAPLTDADLESERRYKSTVRATETLDSDEVEKRLRKLEVLYHYTGEIKPGSPVGMYLRNRGLKRILSNLPKDLGLNNRLYYMDKSLEKPSTYPGMIAIYRDTRGRPLTIHRTFVEKNGDKARVENPKLMMKPPADMTGGSIQLYDPHYNSGTRTWTLGVAEGIENALSVTEATSTPCWAASSAWCLENVEVPDSLLPPPDVKEIQFYVWADKDVVNSRGACPGMESAIRLQARMEEFFAKRYPTSELTIKVFEPDFDIPEGTKGIDWNEVLKLTGPDGFPVKWAPECLAQL